From Lactobacillus sp. PV012:
TTGTTGAGAACTACCTGAAAGTTGTTCAGTCAATTGGTCATTCATCGTACTTAAGCCATCACTAAGTTGCTTAGTTCCATCACTAACTTGACCAATTCCATTAGTTAATTGAACAGAACCTTTATCTAATTTCTTAAGACCACTCCGTGCACTAGATAAACCATCATTGACAGTTTTTAACTGATTTTTAAGATACAATTTACTTACTGGCTTACCCGTTGGTTGAGTAACTGAGTAAACTGATTTTACACGTTTATCATTTTTGATCTTTTTAGTTAAGGTATCTATTTCTTTAAGATATTCTTCTTTATTTAATTTCTTTTTATTTTGAATATAAAGAGTTGAATATTCAGCTGTACCTTTAGAAAAATGATCTTGAATTACTAATAAACCTGCCTTAGCTGGATCAGAATTTGGTAATTCATCAGCATCATCATAGTTTAATTGATTTGAATTAAGTAAAGCAACTGGAGTAATAACTGCTGCTAATACTACTAAGAAAATAACAGGATATTTTAATGAGTACTTAGAAAGGAATGTCCAAAGCTTAGAATTTGAGTCACCGTCAAAATTCTTCACTGGCCAAAACATTCTTTCCCCTAAAACCACCATGAAAAATGGATTCAAAGTCAACAAGACAATTAATAAAACTGCTACCCCAATTGCTACTCCAACAGCTGATTGGTAAATTGAAAACTTCGCCAAGCCTAAGGCACTAAAACCAATTAAAATTGATGAGCCAGAAAACAGAATGGTTTTTCCAGCCTTTTTGATGGCATCTTTCGTTGCTGCGTACTTGTCCATCCCTTTACCAAGGTTTTCCTTGAACTTATCATACAGCAAAATATTATAGTCAGTTCCCACCCCAAATAATACGATTACCATAAATACTTGAGTAAAGTTTGAAAATGGGAAATTCGAACTTTTTACTAAATTAGTTACTAATGAAAATGATGTAATAAATGAAACACCAACTGTTAAAAGTGAAATTAATGGAACAATTGGTGAGCGGAATACTAAAACTAAAACAATAAAGATAAAGATAATAGAAATTACCTCAGTCTTTTTGATTCCTTGTTGAATCTGATTTGAAAAATCATCTTGTAGAATCTTGACCCCAGTTACATAAGTAGCTAGACCTTTAGTTTTAATAGCACGTTGAAGAGCTTTCGTAGTATCAGTAACAGTTGAATGGTTATTTGGAATGTAGACTTGAATCATTTCTGTTGTCTTATCTTTAGACAAAAGCAATGATTTTGCTCCTTCATTGTCATTAACTGTTGTCATACTCTTAATACCCAAACTCTTTTTGTTATCATTCAAGTATTGAATAGTATTATTAATTTCGGCTTGATCTTCTTCGTTGATCTTACCTTTCTTCTTATTAAATACAAGTCCCACCATGTACGTATTATCTTGTCCGTGGCCCCAATGTTTTTCAATTCGAGTAGCCACTTCGGTTTCAACGTTTTTAGGTAGAGTAATATCTGAGTGCTCACGTGTCAAAGCACTGACGTTTGGAAGAGTAACTATCGCAATAATCACAATAGCAATCCAAGCAATTAACGCACCTACATGGTTTTTGAGAAAGTTCTTCATTAACCCTTTTTCCGTTCCTTTCCTAATTTTGGTTAGTTTTTACTTTTGGCCCCACTAACTGCAAAAGTAATTGATGATAATTATTATTTACCGTTCTTTCATCTTCGTCGCTAAATAGTTGAGCACGATCCAAAAATACATATCCTATTACTGCAGCCAATAAACTTTGCAAAGACACGATATTTTTTTGATCTACTTCTAATTTTTCCCCTAATTCAACTATTTCACTAATTTCTTTGTGCACTCGCGTATCTTGCCCAATTTCTTCTACATTATAAAAAATACTTGATACGGCATAATCATTTAGCAAAAAATTTCTAATAACATCCGCAAAAGTAAATACTGCTTCTGAACCTGAAAGGCCAATTAACTTGTGAATTAATTCTTCCTTCAGAATTGCAAGTCTCCTCGCACAGATTATTGATAATAACTCGCGCCGATTTGCTACATAATGATAAAGAGATTGTGAGCGAATATTTAAAAACTTTGCCAGTCGTGGCATGGTTAAGGCTCTCAATCCTTCTTTATTGATAATTTCTGTAGATTTTTGAATGACCTTATCTAAGTCAAGTGTCCGGTGTTTCTTAATAATTATCACTTCCTTTTTACTATACTTAGACAGTATATCACTTAAGATTATAGATTACAATCTACAATTTGTAGATTCTTTTCTACTTTTTGAAGTCTAAACCAATAATTACTATTTGTGAACCACTTGGTTAATACTTTTTCCTAAATCACCAAAATTATATCCTTCTTTTTCATTAATTACTGCCATTACATAGTTCTTACCCCTAGTTTCAACTAAGGCTACACTACCAAAACTTCCACTCATCTTATAAGAAGTTCCACTAATTTGGGAGCTTAATCCTTTATTAGTATCGTTAAACATATAACCAATTATTTGGGTATCATGTGTTACTCCTAAAACTTTTCCTTGGTATAAGTTTTTAATGACTGTGGTAAAATCAGCTGCGCTTGAACTACCCTCTAATTTATTATCTACTTTTTCAACAGTTGTATTTTCTGCCCCAAATTTTTTAGCAACTGCGTTAATATTATGAAGTCCTAGCTTATTTACCAAAATCATTGCAGCTGTTGTACTATCATGTCGAACCATCATATCTCGAATATAGGCATAACTGTAGTTAATTCCTGTTTTTAACATTGGATCAGTTTTTCCTACTTGATCAGATTTTTTAATTTTATAAGAGGAAGCTGAATGTAATTTATTATTTTTTACTGCACTTTGATAAGCAAGCAAAACATAAAAGCGTAAGCTTGATTTAAGTGGTAGAGCTGTTTGATTAGTATTAGTAACTTGAGCATATTTCCCAGTATTTAAATCTACATAGCTAACTTGATATGGTTGACTTTGATTTGCAAGGGTCTTTTTAATTTCCTGGGCAATTTTTTGCGTACTTCCTTTAGCAATTTTTACATTTGTTGCTGAAGAACTTGTCTTTTTTGCTACCTTTTTTGAAGTCTGAGTTGAGCTAGTACCTGAAGAAGTTTGAGAACTTTGACTACTCTTTTTTACAATTTTTGTTGATTGTCCTTGATAAACTTGGACCTCTTGTTTATTTAAATGATTAATACTTACTAAATAAAAAGCTAAACTACAAAATGCTACTAGTGCCGATATAAAAAACACCTTATTTTTCATTCCTTCTAATTTCCTCCTTTATTTTTAATTATATCTAAAATTGTCAATTTAATCTCTCTTAGTTTGTACCTTGTCTATTATAATATAATTAAAACGTTCACATTCTTAGGAATTTAAGGTAAACTAATAAAATAAAACGTTTAAAGAGGTATTAAATTACAGATGATTAAATATATGATTGGTATTGATGCAGGTGGTACACACTCAACTGCAATCGCATATGATGAAAATGGTAAAGAATTAGGTCGTGCAGAAAGCGGTCCAGGTCAAATCAACAATGATTACGAACTTGGTCTCAAAAATATTGCAGCCGCAATTAATGAATTACGCGACAAAATTGAAGGAGATCCAATGAAAGTTTTAGCCGGAATTGCTGGCTTATCTGTTGTTGGAAATGCTCCAGAAGTTGCTGCAACTATTTCTTCAATGGTAGGAAATATTCCTACTCGGGCAATTACTGACTCACTTTTAGCTCTATACAATGGTTTAGAAGGTGCAGATGGTGCTTTAGTTATTGCAGGAACTGGTTCTGTGGTTAATGGACGTCAAGATGGTTCATTAATTACTGCTGGTGGATATGGTTCCTTATTGGGAGATGAAGGTAGTGGTTACGCCATCACCAAAGCTGCTCTACAAGCTGCTCTCTTAAAATGGGATAAACGTGAAGATAGTTCCTTAGTAGATCTTTTTGTAGATATGTGGGATCTTGATTCACTTAATGATGCATCTGCTAAGTTTTACAAGATGACTAGTCCAGAAGTTGCTTCTTATGCGGTCAAAATTGCCAAACTTGCTGATTCTGGTGATGAAGAAGCACGTAAGATTATTCAAGAACAAGCTCATTTATTAGCTCGCGATATTCTTATGGTATTAGATCGCTACGAAGATCCTAAACCTATGCGTGTCGCTTTAACTGGTTCTGTTCTTTCTAATAACGCAATGATGCGTTCATTTATGGAAGATGAGGTAAAAGAAAAATACCCTGACGTAGTCTTCAGCGTTTCAAACGGTGAAAATGCTCGTGGTGTATTATTTGATAAAAGTAAGGACTATCGTTACTTCACTAATCACAATGAAAATGAATAAAATTAAAAGCTCTGAGTCTACTCAGGGCTTTTAATTTGAATTTTTTAGATAAAATATTTTAGTTTCTTTTTTAGTTTCTTTTCCGTATACTTAAATTGAATAATTTTAGAGGAGGGATGATTGTTGAATACACTTCAAATTATAGGAATAGTGTTGACAATTGCTGTAGGAATCGAACATATTGGAATTGGTTTTCTAGAAATTTTCGGTAAGCCTGCAACTCAAGCAAAAGCTTTTGATATGAGCATAGAATATGTTGAGCAAAAAGAAGCTCGCGTTTCAATGGCTAACCAAGGTATTTACAATGCCATGATTGGATTACTAATTACAGTTGCTTACTTTATGTTCCCAGTCAAATGGCTTTTTCCATTTTGGTACTTAATGTTAGCTTTAATTGTAGTAGTAGCATTATTTGGTGGCTTTACTGCAACTAAAAAAATCTTTTTAGTACAGATGCTACCTGCTCTAGTTGCTTTATTTTTCTTATTCATTTAAAAAGATCGTCCTTCTACGGGACGATCTTTTTATTCTTCTACCCTC
This genomic window contains:
- a CDS encoding DUF1304 domain-containing protein; the encoded protein is MNTLQIIGIVLTIAVGIEHIGIGFLEIFGKPATQAKAFDMSIEYVEQKEARVSMANQGIYNAMIGLLITVAYFMFPVKWLFPFWYLMLALIVVVALFGGFTATKKIFLVQMLPALVALFFLFI
- a CDS encoding serine hydrolase → MKNKVFFISALVAFCSLAFYLVSINHLNKQEVQVYQGQSTKIVKKSSQSSQTSSGTSSTQTSKKVAKKTSSSATNVKIAKGSTQKIAQEIKKTLANQSQPYQVSYVDLNTGKYAQVTNTNQTALPLKSSLRFYVLLAYQSAVKNNKLHSASSYKIKKSDQVGKTDPMLKTGINYSYAYIRDMMVRHDSTTAAMILVNKLGLHNINAVAKKFGAENTTVEKVDNKLEGSSSAADFTTVIKNLYQGKVLGVTHDTQIIGYMFNDTNKGLSSQISGTSYKMSGSFGSVALVETRGKNYVMAVINEKEGYNFGDLGKSINQVVHK
- a CDS encoding N-acetylglucosamine kinase produces the protein MIKYMIGIDAGGTHSTAIAYDENGKELGRAESGPGQINNDYELGLKNIAAAINELRDKIEGDPMKVLAGIAGLSVVGNAPEVAATISSMVGNIPTRAITDSLLALYNGLEGADGALVIAGTGSVVNGRQDGSLITAGGYGSLLGDEGSGYAITKAALQAALLKWDKREDSSLVDLFVDMWDLDSLNDASAKFYKMTSPEVASYAVKIAKLADSGDEEARKIIQEQAHLLARDILMVLDRYEDPKPMRVALTGSVLSNNAMMRSFMEDEVKEKYPDVVFSVSNGENARGVLFDKSKDYRYFTNHNENE
- a CDS encoding MMPL family transporter, which encodes MKNFLKNHVGALIAWIAIVIIAIVTLPNVSALTREHSDITLPKNVETEVATRIEKHWGHGQDNTYMVGLVFNKKKGKINEEDQAEINNTIQYLNDNKKSLGIKSMTTVNDNEGAKSLLLSKDKTTEMIQVYIPNNHSTVTDTTKALQRAIKTKGLATYVTGVKILQDDFSNQIQQGIKKTEVISIIFIFIVLVLVFRSPIVPLISLLTVGVSFITSFSLVTNLVKSSNFPFSNFTQVFMVIVLFGVGTDYNILLYDKFKENLGKGMDKYAATKDAIKKAGKTILFSGSSILIGFSALGLAKFSIYQSAVGVAIGVAVLLIVLLTLNPFFMVVLGERMFWPVKNFDGDSNSKLWTFLSKYSLKYPVIFLVVLAAVITPVALLNSNQLNYDDADELPNSDPAKAGLLVIQDHFSKGTAEYSTLYIQNKKKLNKEEYLKEIDTLTKKIKNDKRVKSVYSVTQPTGKPVSKLYLKNQLKTVNDGLSSARSGLKKLDKGSVQLTNGIGQVSDGTKQLSDGLSTMNDQLTEQLSGSSQQIAQLQSGLPQINDGIQQINGQLQSSSVPDTAALSSNLNNIGTQAQNIGTNLTTAGAGLQSLQTAAVNSQQAAAGRQLQQVAGSLQAAGIANRSLGNSMASVANTMQGLQGTMSQMSTLRSSFGQLAQSSNVALPGAVSAIEQMNSGLTQVQTAVNQAAPAASQLSDGAKKLYDQAPSLTKGIKKVNKGLGKIEDYTNPLSKSAAADTFYIPSESLKSSTFKPALDTYLSQDKKTTKLIIILKGNPSSLKNAKVANELGQMSKMSLQGTNLDKATVAMGGQSEKIYDTQKVASQDFTRTAAIMLIGIGIALIIITRSVLQPVFILGTLLAAYFTALSLNEMIVKSIMHRSMVAWNTPFFSFIMIIALGVDYSIFLMMRYRELGIENPKFSPSERILQACANIGVVVISAAIILGGTFAALIPSGVPTLIEVALTVIIGLLLLVFFLPIIMSAAMKITYEGLNFNFGKKNKQNN
- a CDS encoding TetR/AcrR family transcriptional regulator, encoding MKKHRTLDLDKVIQKSTEIINKEGLRALTMPRLAKFLNIRSQSLYHYVANRRELLSIICARRLAILKEELIHKLIGLSGSEAVFTFADVIRNFLLNDYAVSSIFYNVEEIGQDTRVHKEISEIVELGEKLEVDQKNIVSLQSLLAAVIGYVFLDRAQLFSDEDERTVNNNYHQLLLQLVGPKVKTNQN